The window CCCAAAAGGGGAAGGAGCCGTTCCTTGAAGGCCACCTCTCCCCCCTCGTACACCAGGTCCACCACCAGGCGGTCCTGGGCGAGGACCCGGCCCTTGCGGTCCAGGATCCTCCCCCTGGGGGCGGGGATGCCCTCGGTCTTCAGGTAGTTCCCTTGGCTCTTTAGGGCGTACTTCTCGTGCTCCAAGACCTGGAGCTGCCAGGCCCTAAGCCCAAGGAGGGCGAAGGCCAGGAGGAAGAAGACCATGAGGGCGTAAAGCCGTGCGGTCATGGCGCCTTACCCAAGCCGCCCAGGCGGAGGGCGAGGAGGAAGAGGGGAAGGGTAACAAGCCCCTCCAAAAAGAGGTCCAAGGGCAAGAGGGGCGGAAGCTCCAGGCGGAGCCAGTAGGCCACCAGGAAGTAGCCGAACCACTTGGCCAAAAAAGCCCAAAGGAAGGCGAAAAGCGCTCCCAGGGCTTCCCCCGCCACCAGGCGGCGGCTTGCCGCATAAAAAGCGTAGGCGGCGAAAAGGAGCCCCGTGGCGTGGAGGCCCAGGAGCCCGAAGCCCAGGAGGTCCTGCAGGAGGCCCAGGAGGAAGGCGGCGGGAAGCCCCAGGTAGTAGGGCCTTCCCCAGGCGTACCAAAGGGCGAGGACCAGGAAGAGGTCCGGGGCCATGAGCCCCTGGGGCCAGACTGCCCCCAAAAGCCCAGCCAGGAAGAGGGTTAGAAAAAGGGCGAGAAGCGCCGTCATAGGGGCCTCAGGACGATGACCTCCTCCAGGAGGGAAAGCTCCACCAAGGGCTTGGCCCAAGCCCTAAGCTTCAGCCCCCCTTGCACCCGTTCCACCCGCTCCACCCTCCCCACGGGGATGCCCGCAGGGAAGAGGCCCAGGGGGGCCCCGGTGAGGAGGAGCTCCCCGGGGGCCACCTGGACCGAGGGGGGAAACTCCGCCAGGAGCCGGTCCGGGGGGGCGCCGCGGGCCACGCCCCGGCCCAGGGCCTTCTCGGGGCGCACCCCCACCTGGCTTTCCGGGTCCAGGAGGGTGCGCACCAGGGCCCGGTGGGCCTCCACCTCCACCACCAAGCCCACGAGCCCCTCGGGGGCGGTGACGGGCATGCCCACCCGGATCCCCTCCTGCTCCCCCAGGCCGATGACCAGGCGGCGGTAAAGCCCCGAAAGGTCTTCCCCCACCACGGGGGCCACGGCCACCACCCCCGGGGCCTGCTCCTGCCGCACCTTGAGGGCCCGGGAAAGCCGCTCCACCTCCAGGCGCAGCCGCTTGTTCTCCGCCTCCAACGCCGCCACCTGGGCTCGCAGGGCCCGGTTTTCCCCGTAGAGGTCCTGGCGGTTCATCAGGGCGGCGAGGTTTGCCCTTAGGTTCTCCCCCAGGCGGTGGCCCAGGGCAGGAAGGGGGGCGGTGAGGGGGGAGAGGCCGAGGGCCACCCGGGGGGCTAGGGGCCGGGTAAGGGCGGCCAGGGCGAGCCCCAAGGCCAGGAGGAGGAGGAAGAGGAGGCGGCGCAGGGCGGTCTCGCTCACGGCCTGAACCCCCTTTGCCAAAGGAGGGCGAAGACCCGGGCCACGGGCAGGCCCACCACCGTGTAGAAGTCCCCTTCCACCCGCTCCAAAAGGGCCATGCCGAGCCCCTGGGCCCCATAACCCCCCGCCTTGTCCAGGCCCTCGCCGCTTTGCACGTACCAGGCGATCTCCTCTTCGGTGAGGGCGCGGAAGCGCACCGCAGCCGTGTGCACCTCCACCACCACGTCCCAAGGCGTGCGCAGGTAGATGGCGGTGTGCACCCGGTGGGTTCTGCCGGAAAGGAGCCGGAGGAAGAGGCGGTTTTCCTCCGGGTCCTTGGGCTTGCCCAAGGCCTTGCCCTCCAGGTCCACCACGGTGTCCGCCGCCAGGACCCAGGCCCCTTCCACCCTTTCCCCCTTGCGGCGGGCGAGGGTTAGGGCGAGCTCGGGCGGGGGAAGGGCCAGGTCCTCCTCCGCCACCCCGGGGACCACCACCTTTAGGGGGTAGCCCAGGGCCTCGAGGAGGGCCTTGCGCCTAGGGCTTCCCGAGGCCAGGACTAAAGGGGTTCGCCCGCCTGCCAAAGCCTTAACACCTCCTTTCGGTAGGCCTCCGCCAGGGAGGGGCTTTTTAGGACCAGGAGGTTTTCGTTGTTGACCTCCCGGGCCCGGAAGGAGAAGTTGTAGCTCCCCGTGATCACCTGGGTGCCGTCCAGGACCATGACCTTGTGGTGGAGGGTGTAGGGGTTAGCGTCCTTGCGCACGGGAATGCCCCCTTGCGCCAGGGCCTCGTCCCGGCTGTCCCCCAGGTTTCGGGCCTCGAGGACCACCCGCACCTCCACACCGCGCCCCTTGGCCTCTAGGAGGGCGTCCACGATCTCCCGGTCCGTGAGGACGAAGGCGGCCACCAGGACCTCTTGCTTGACCCCCCGGACCGCTCTGAGGATGGCCTCCTGGGCGAGGCCGCCCCCCTTGGGGCTAAAGTAGGCCACCCCCTCCACCCCTTCCAGGGCGAAGGCCACGGGGCGGCCCAGGCCCTCCTTGACCCCGCTAAAGAGGGCCTGGAACTCCCGGGCGTAGCCCTCCGCCAGGGTGGGGGAGGGGAG is drawn from Thermus sp. LT1-2-5 and contains these coding sequences:
- the mreD gene encoding rod shape-determining protein MreD is translated as MTALLALFLTLFLAGLLGAVWPQGLMAPDLFLVLALWYAWGRPYYLGLPAAFLLGLLQDLLGFGLLGLHATGLLFAAYAFYAASRRLVAGEALGALFAFLWAFLAKWFGYFLVAYWLRLELPPLLPLDLFLEGLVTLPLFLLALRLGGLGKAP
- the mreC gene encoding rod shape-determining protein MreC encodes the protein MSETALRRLLFLLLLALGLALAALTRPLAPRVALGLSPLTAPLPALGHRLGENLRANLAALMNRQDLYGENRALRAQVAALEAENKRLRLEVERLSRALKVRQEQAPGVVAVAPVVGEDLSGLYRRLVIGLGEQEGIRVGMPVTAPEGLVGLVVEVEAHRALVRTLLDPESQVGVRPEKALGRGVARGAPPDRLLAEFPPSVQVAPGELLLTGAPLGLFPAGIPVGRVERVERVQGGLKLRAWAKPLVELSLLEEVIVLRPL
- a CDS encoding Maf family protein, whose translation is MAGGRTPLVLASGSPRRKALLEALGYPLKVVVPGVAEEDLALPPPELALTLARRKGERVEGAWVLAADTVVDLEGKALGKPKDPEENRLFLRLLSGRTHRVHTAIYLRTPWDVVVEVHTAAVRFRALTEEEIAWYVQSGEGLDKAGGYGAQGLGMALLERVEGDFYTVVGLPVARVFALLWQRGFRP